One Agrococcus jenensis genomic region harbors:
- a CDS encoding cystathionine beta-synthase has protein sequence MRYAESILETIGDTPLVRLSKVTEGIAATVLAKVEFLNPGGSVKDRIALAMVLDAEERGLLRPGGTIVEPTSGNTGVGLALVAQQRGYRCVFVCPDKVSEDKRSTLRAYGADVVVTPTSVAPDSPESYYGVANRLTAEIEGAYQPNQFFNPAAPGAHEVTTGPEIWRDTDGRVTHFVAGVGTGGTITGTGRFLKRASDGGVTVIGADPVGSIYSGGTGRPYLVEGVGEDMWPGNYDPSVIDRVIAVDDAASFAMTRRLAREEGLLVGGSSGMAVVAALRVARELPADAVLVVLLPDSGRGYLQKVYSDAWMRSYGFAAPDEGTTVRDVLTGKGAAADGGVPALVHAHPSDTVHDAIEIMREYGVSQLPVLTAEPPVVVGEVAGAVDERSLLDAVFAERAQLADPIAEHVGPRLPQIGISESVDALRAALKDADALLVLDEAKPAGVITRTDLLSYLAKEA, from the coding sequence ATGCGCTACGCAGAGTCGATCCTCGAGACCATCGGCGACACCCCGCTCGTGAGGCTCTCGAAGGTCACCGAGGGGATCGCCGCGACGGTGCTCGCGAAGGTCGAGTTCCTCAACCCGGGCGGCTCGGTCAAGGACCGCATCGCGCTCGCGATGGTGCTCGACGCCGAGGAGCGCGGGCTGCTGCGCCCCGGCGGCACGATCGTCGAGCCGACGAGCGGCAACACCGGCGTCGGGCTCGCGCTCGTCGCGCAGCAGCGCGGCTACCGCTGCGTGTTCGTCTGCCCCGACAAGGTCTCGGAGGACAAGCGCTCGACGCTGCGCGCCTACGGCGCCGACGTCGTCGTCACCCCCACCTCGGTCGCGCCCGACAGCCCCGAGTCGTACTACGGGGTCGCGAACCGCCTGACGGCCGAGATCGAGGGCGCCTACCAGCCCAACCAGTTCTTCAACCCGGCTGCCCCCGGGGCGCACGAGGTGACGACCGGGCCCGAGATCTGGCGCGACACCGACGGCCGCGTGACGCACTTCGTCGCCGGCGTCGGCACCGGCGGCACGATCACCGGCACCGGGCGCTTCCTCAAGCGCGCCTCGGACGGCGGGGTCACCGTCATCGGCGCCGACCCGGTGGGATCGATCTACTCGGGCGGCACCGGCCGCCCCTACCTCGTCGAGGGCGTCGGCGAGGACATGTGGCCCGGCAACTACGACCCGAGCGTCATCGATCGGGTGATCGCCGTCGACGACGCGGCGTCGTTCGCGATGACCCGCCGCCTCGCGCGCGAGGAGGGCCTGCTGGTCGGCGGCTCGAGCGGCATGGCCGTCGTCGCCGCGCTGCGAGTCGCGCGCGAGCTGCCCGCCGACGCGGTGCTCGTCGTGCTGCTGCCCGACTCCGGCCGCGGCTACCTGCAGAAGGTCTACTCCGACGCCTGGATGCGCTCCTACGGCTTCGCGGCGCCCGACGAGGGGACGACGGTGCGCGACGTGCTCACGGGCAAGGGCGCCGCCGCCGACGGCGGCGTGCCCGCACTCGTCCACGCGCATCCCAGCGACACCGTGCACGACGCGATCGAGATCATGCGCGAGTACGGCGTGAGCCAGCTGCCCGTGCTGACCGCCGAGCCGCCGGTCGTCGTCGGCGAGGTCGCCGGCGCCGTCGACGAGCGATCGCTGCTCGACGCCGTCTTCGCGGAGCGGGCGCAGCTCGCCGACCCGATCGCCGAGCACGTCGGGCCGCGGCTGCCGCAGATCGGCATCTCCGAGTCGGTCGACGCGCTGCGCGCCGCGCTCAAGGATGCCGACGCGCTGCTCGTGCTCGACGAGGCCAAGCCCGCGGGCGTCATCACCCGCACCGACCTGCTCAGCTACCTCGCCAAGGAGGCATGA
- a CDS encoding MGMT family protein, with translation MDARRELVIERVLRCVEQVPPGSVASYGAIAAVCGIGPRQVGSIMKAYGHDVTWWRITNASGDLPANLLAEARPRWDAEGIRVKPNGLGCRYADFAADPDALAQAWRAAIADLPHPDAVAEDASG, from the coding sequence GTGGACGCCAGGCGGGAGCTCGTGATCGAGCGGGTGCTGCGCTGCGTCGAGCAGGTGCCGCCCGGCAGCGTCGCCTCGTACGGCGCGATCGCCGCCGTCTGCGGCATCGGCCCGCGCCAGGTCGGCTCGATCATGAAGGCCTACGGGCACGACGTGACCTGGTGGCGCATCACGAACGCGTCCGGCGACCTGCCCGCCAACCTGCTCGCGGAAGCGCGCCCGCGCTGGGACGCCGAGGGCATCCGGGTGAAGCCCAACGGGCTCGGGTGCCGCTACGCCGACTTCGCGGCCGACCCGGATGCGCTCGCCCAGGCATGGCGGGCGGCGATCGCCGACCTGCCGCACCCGGATGCGGTCGCCGAGGACGCATCCGGCTGA
- a CDS encoding ABC transporter ATP-binding protein — protein MSMMGGGGGRGGRVAMRDEAAQKAVNADAPRVPDLGRRIMALFAPHRSALTLTIVLVLLVATITVFPPLLTQRVFDEALFPAAGGPNIDLLWVLVGTMVALLVAANLIGVWQTWITSKVGNQVMGELRNALFERLQGMELAFFTRTKTGVIQSRLQNDVGGVANVLSSTVSSVVGNTVTVIASLVTMLILSWQLTIVAVLLTPVLVLLQRRVGQVRARIATKTQESLSDMTAITQESLSVSGILLAKAFGRQADESKRYRDENDRQIDLQVRLTMSGQTFFALVSIFISVLPAVVYLIAGFLIVGGDAAVTAGTLVAFTTVQARLLMPLMGLLRVALDLQTSGALFARIFEYLDLVPAIEPPADPRPVDPARLGEVEFDDVEFHYPDAKEGERATLDGVSFSLEPGTFAAFVGPSGAGKTTIGYLLPRLHEASAGAVRFAGVDVRELDPTALTDNIGIVSQEPYLFHASIAENLRYAKPDATDEELDAATRAASIYDTIHRFPDGYDTIVGERGYRLSGGEKQRIAIARVLLKDPAVLVLDEATSALDTVSERVVQAALDEAARGRTTLAIAHRLSTIRHADVIFVIDAGRIVEQGTHDELLARGGTYATLFAQQARG, from the coding sequence ATGAGCATGATGGGTGGGGGCGGCGGCCGCGGCGGCCGCGTGGCGATGCGCGACGAGGCGGCGCAGAAGGCGGTCAACGCCGACGCCCCGCGCGTCCCCGACCTGGGACGGCGCATCATGGCGCTCTTCGCGCCCCACCGGTCGGCGCTCACCCTCACCATCGTGCTCGTGCTGCTCGTCGCGACGATCACGGTGTTCCCACCGCTGCTGACGCAGCGCGTGTTCGACGAGGCGCTGTTCCCCGCGGCCGGCGGCCCGAACATCGACCTGCTCTGGGTGCTGGTCGGCACGATGGTGGCGCTGCTCGTCGCCGCCAACCTGATCGGCGTCTGGCAGACGTGGATCACGTCGAAGGTCGGCAACCAGGTGATGGGCGAGCTGCGCAACGCGCTGTTCGAGCGGCTGCAGGGCATGGAGCTCGCGTTCTTCACGCGCACGAAGACCGGCGTCATCCAGTCCCGCCTGCAGAACGACGTCGGCGGCGTCGCGAACGTGCTCTCCAGCACGGTCTCGTCGGTCGTCGGCAACACCGTCACCGTCATCGCGAGCCTCGTGACGATGCTCATCCTGTCGTGGCAGCTGACGATCGTCGCGGTGCTGCTCACCCCGGTGCTCGTGCTGCTGCAGCGCCGCGTCGGCCAGGTGCGCGCGCGCATCGCGACGAAGACGCAGGAGTCGCTGAGCGACATGACCGCCATCACGCAGGAGTCGCTGTCGGTCTCCGGCATCCTGCTGGCGAAGGCCTTCGGTCGCCAGGCCGACGAGTCCAAGCGCTACCGCGACGAGAACGACCGCCAGATCGACCTGCAGGTGCGCCTGACGATGAGCGGCCAGACGTTCTTCGCGCTCGTCTCGATCTTCATCTCGGTGCTGCCCGCGGTCGTCTACCTCATCGCCGGCTTCCTCATCGTCGGCGGCGACGCGGCGGTCACCGCCGGCACGCTCGTGGCGTTCACGACCGTGCAGGCGCGGCTGCTCATGCCGCTCATGGGCCTGCTGCGCGTCGCGCTCGACCTGCAGACGTCGGGCGCGCTCTTCGCCCGCATCTTCGAGTACCTCGACCTCGTGCCCGCGATCGAGCCGCCGGCCGACCCCAGGCCGGTCGACCCGGCGCGGCTCGGCGAGGTCGAGTTCGACGACGTCGAGTTCCACTACCCGGATGCGAAGGAGGGGGAGCGGGCGACGCTCGACGGCGTCTCCTTCTCGCTCGAGCCCGGCACCTTCGCCGCCTTCGTCGGTCCGTCGGGGGCCGGCAAGACGACGATCGGCTACCTGCTGCCGCGCCTGCACGAGGCGAGCGCCGGCGCGGTGCGCTTCGCAGGCGTCGACGTGCGCGAGCTCGACCCCACGGCGCTCACCGACAACATCGGCATCGTGAGCCAGGAGCCGTACCTGTTCCACGCGTCCATCGCCGAGAACCTGCGCTACGCCAAGCCCGACGCCACCGACGAGGAGCTCGACGCCGCCACCCGCGCCGCGAGCATCTACGACACCATCCACCGCTTCCCCGACGGCTACGACACGATCGTGGGGGAGCGCGGCTACCGCCTCTCCGGTGGCGAGAAGCAGCGCATCGCGATCGCGCGCGTGCTGCTCAAGGACCCGGCCGTGCTCGTGCTCGACGAGGCGACGAGCGCGCTCGACACCGTCTCGGAGCGCGTCGTGCAGGCCGCGCTCGACGAGGCCGCGCGCGGTCGCACGACGCTGGCGATCGCGCACCGGCTGTCGACCATCCGGCACGCCGACGTGATCTTCGTGATCGACGCCGGGCGGATCGTCGAGCAGGGCACGCACGACGAGCTGCTCGCCCGCGGCGGCACCTACGCGACGCTCTTCGCGCAGCAGGCGCGCGGCTGA
- the rplL gene encoding 50S ribosomal protein L7/L12 translates to MAKLSTDELLEQFKELTLIELSEFVKAFEETFEVTAAAPVAAAAAPAAAAAAEEVEEKTEFDVVLEAAGASKIQVIKVVRSLTSLGLGEAKALVDGAPATVLEGAKKDDADKAKADLEEVGATVTVK, encoded by the coding sequence ATGGCAAAGCTGTCGACTGACGAGCTGCTCGAGCAGTTCAAGGAGCTCACCCTCATCGAGCTCAGCGAGTTCGTGAAGGCGTTCGAGGAGACCTTCGAGGTCACCGCCGCCGCTCCGGTTGCTGCCGCTGCTGCCCCCGCAGCCGCTGCTGCTGCCGAGGAGGTCGAGGAGAAGACGGAGTTCGACGTCGTCCTCGAGGCCGCCGGCGCGAGCAAGATCCAGGTCATCAAGGTCGTCCGTTCGCTGACGTCCCTCGGTCTCGGCGAGGCCAAGGCGCTCGTCGACGGTGCACCCGCGACGGTGCTCGAGGGCGCCAAGAAGGACGACGCTGACAAGGCGAAGGCTGACCTCGAAGAGGTCGGCGCGACGGTCACCGTCAAGTAG
- the rplJ gene encoding 50S ribosomal protein L10, with the protein MANKEAAVAELSNLFETSNAVLLTEYRGLTVGQLKTLRRSISEHATYAVVKNTLTKIAANNAGISAFDESLAGPSAIAFVHGDPVAVAKELRAFAKANPALVVKNGFFDGNPLTADDVNKLADLESREVLLAKLAGAFKASLFGAAYMFNAPLAQAVRTVDALRIKQESAAE; encoded by the coding sequence ATGGCGAACAAGGAAGCTGCGGTCGCCGAGCTCTCGAACCTCTTCGAGACCTCGAACGCCGTTCTGCTGACCGAGTACCGCGGTCTCACCGTCGGCCAGCTGAAGACGCTGCGCCGATCCATCAGTGAGCACGCGACGTACGCCGTGGTGAAGAACACGCTCACCAAGATCGCAGCCAACAACGCCGGCATCTCGGCGTTCGACGAGTCGCTTGCCGGCCCGTCCGCGATCGCATTCGTGCACGGCGACCCTGTCGCCGTCGCGAAGGAGCTGCGTGCCTTCGCCAAGGCGAACCCGGCGCTCGTGGTCAAGAACGGTTTCTTCGACGGGAACCCGCTCACGGCCGACGACGTCAACAAGCTCGCCGATCTCGAGTCCCGGGAGGTGCTGCTGGCCAAGCTGGCCGGTGCCTTCAAGGCCTCGCTCTTCGGCGCTGCCTACATGTTCAACGCTCCGCTCGCCCAGGCCGTTCGCACGGTCGACGCGCTGCGGATCAAGCAGGAGTCCGCGGCCGAGTAA
- a CDS encoding sensor histidine kinase: MNPATSASQTRRIQNPSSWSLRRRLLVVVVTLFALLTAAVAIASVMTMRVVLETRVDEQLTELGNRTAVEVERAMATGTQALVDPRSAPTGALFAVQEGDALSQHFILSKAQTEQALTAAGEQAVLAVPSDTISSATLPGYGSYRIVAHDVGGARVIVGLSLADANQTLAALAFVIAVSAFAAVSIVLLVGDMIIRRALRPLTAFIATTERISQLPLASGDAQLTNRVRIEEPASEVGRVQESMNRMLNHIEEAFDARAASERRVRQFVADASHELRTPLAAVRGYAEVTRKHDNDLRPDSRESLERIEAAARRMQALVDDLLLLARLDEGREVERGEVDLSLLVVEAVADAQAAGPEHPIALELPEEPVTVAGDALRLQQVIANLLANARVHTPDGTAIDVTLRADGTHAIVRVVDAGPGIPLEQQRTVFERFARGDSSRSRATGSSGLGLAIVQALVDAHHGSIQLESEPGRTAFTVRLPRWQQAPADALREAPLTAEA, from the coding sequence GTGAACCCGGCGACGTCCGCATCCCAGACCCGGCGCATCCAGAACCCGTCGTCGTGGTCGCTGCGCCGACGCCTGCTCGTGGTGGTCGTGACGCTGTTCGCGCTGCTCACCGCGGCGGTCGCGATCGCCAGCGTCATGACGATGCGCGTCGTGCTCGAGACGCGCGTCGACGAGCAGCTCACCGAGCTGGGCAACCGCACCGCCGTCGAGGTGGAGCGCGCGATGGCGACCGGCACGCAGGCGCTCGTCGACCCGCGCAGCGCGCCGACCGGCGCGCTCTTCGCGGTGCAGGAGGGCGACGCCCTCAGCCAGCACTTCATCCTGTCGAAGGCGCAGACGGAGCAGGCGCTCACCGCTGCCGGCGAGCAGGCCGTGCTCGCCGTCCCGTCGGACACCATCTCGAGCGCGACCCTGCCGGGCTACGGCTCCTACCGGATCGTCGCGCACGACGTCGGCGGCGCTCGGGTGATCGTCGGGCTCTCGCTCGCCGACGCGAACCAGACGCTCGCCGCGCTCGCGTTCGTCATCGCGGTGTCGGCGTTCGCCGCGGTGTCGATCGTGCTGCTCGTCGGCGACATGATCATCCGACGCGCGCTGCGCCCGCTCACGGCGTTCATCGCGACGACCGAGCGCATCTCGCAGCTGCCGCTCGCCTCGGGCGACGCGCAGCTGACGAACCGCGTGCGGATCGAGGAGCCCGCGTCGGAGGTCGGTCGCGTGCAGGAGAGCATGAACCGGATGCTGAACCACATCGAGGAGGCGTTCGACGCGCGCGCCGCGAGCGAGCGGCGGGTGCGGCAGTTCGTCGCCGACGCCTCGCACGAGCTCCGCACGCCGCTCGCGGCGGTGCGCGGCTACGCCGAGGTGACGCGCAAGCACGACAACGATCTGCGCCCCGACTCGCGCGAGTCGCTCGAGCGCATCGAGGCCGCCGCCCGCCGCATGCAGGCGCTCGTCGACGACCTGCTGCTGCTCGCGCGCCTCGACGAGGGACGCGAGGTCGAGCGCGGCGAGGTCGACCTGTCGCTCCTCGTGGTCGAGGCGGTCGCCGACGCGCAGGCCGCGGGTCCCGAGCATCCGATCGCGCTCGAGCTGCCCGAGGAGCCGGTGACGGTGGCGGGCGACGCCCTGCGGCTGCAGCAGGTGATCGCCAACCTGCTCGCGAACGCCCGCGTGCACACCCCTGACGGCACCGCGATCGACGTCACGCTCCGCGCGGACGGCACGCACGCGATCGTGCGGGTGGTCGATGCCGGACCGGGCATCCCGCTCGAGCAGCAGCGCACGGTGTTCGAGCGCTTCGCGCGCGGCGACTCGTCGCGCTCGCGCGCGACGGGCTCCTCGGGCCTCGGGCTCGCGATCGTGCAGGCGCTCGTCGACGCCCACCACGGCAGCATCCAGCTCGAGAGCGAGCCGGGCCGCACGGCGTTCACGGTGCGGCTGCCTCGCTGGCAGCAGGCGCCGGCGGACGCGCTCCGCGAGGCGCCGCTCACCGCGGAGGCCTAG
- a CDS encoding response regulator transcription factor, protein MTDTAQQQLRAQPRLTRPDGSPIRIVVVDDEQSLADLVAMGLKYEGWDVKTAANGQQALQAVREFRPDAVVLDIMLPDIDGLTVLQRLRSAGFDVPVLFLTAKDSLDDRVAGLTAGGDDYVTKPFGLEEVVARLRGLIRRTAATAEESSVLWVGDLMMDEDSYEVRRGGQQVDLTATEFELLRYLMRNPRRVLSKAQILDRVWSYDFGGRASVVELYISYLRKKIDTLGPPMIHTVRGVGYQLRAAE, encoded by the coding sequence ATGACCGACACCGCTCAGCAGCAGCTGCGTGCACAGCCCCGCCTCACGCGCCCCGACGGGTCGCCCATCCGCATCGTCGTGGTCGACGACGAGCAGAGCCTCGCCGACCTCGTCGCCATGGGCCTCAAGTACGAGGGCTGGGACGTCAAGACCGCCGCGAACGGCCAGCAGGCGCTGCAGGCCGTGCGGGAGTTCCGCCCCGACGCGGTCGTCCTCGACATCATGCTCCCCGACATCGACGGCCTCACCGTCCTGCAGCGGCTCCGCTCCGCCGGGTTCGACGTGCCGGTGCTCTTCCTCACCGCGAAGGACTCCCTCGACGATCGCGTCGCCGGGCTCACCGCCGGCGGCGACGACTACGTGACGAAGCCGTTCGGCCTCGAGGAGGTGGTCGCGCGACTCCGCGGCCTCATCCGTCGCACCGCCGCGACCGCCGAGGAGTCGAGCGTGCTCTGGGTGGGCGACCTGATGATGGACGAGGACTCCTACGAGGTGCGCCGCGGCGGCCAGCAGGTCGACCTCACGGCCACCGAGTTCGAGCTGCTGCGCTACCTCATGCGCAACCCGCGCCGCGTGCTCTCGAAGGCGCAGATCCTCGACCGCGTCTGGTCGTACGACTTCGGCGGGCGCGCGAGCGTCGTCGAGCTGTACATCTCCTACCTGCGCAAGAAGATCGACACCCTCGGGCCGCCCATGATCCACACGGTGCGCGGCGTGGGCTACCAGCTGCGCGCCGCTGAGTGA
- a CDS encoding phosphotransferase enzyme family protein, translating to MTQAYDELGEAEQVEVLRGVALRAASAFGLEVEGMALALHGYNTTFRVDLRDGRRLALRVGTNSHSTPEHAVAQQAWLGAIAAQTDVRVPEPLRTSDGGWFVSVDAEELGRAVLVTMASWLEGPDAEVLEPDSARALGRAMAALHAQAAGWAPPPGGALPRLDAPLFGDLDVLDDAPGLTADDRSVLDTARSRATEVFDRLHRGAEVRPLHADLHGGNLKWHERQLAVFDFDDAGLGLPVLDLAISTFYLRGSDPALEAALREGYAEVAPLPQADPSDVEALIASRQLLLANALLVSTTAEHRAQAADYTGVALARLRHWLASGRFSLSPGDG from the coding sequence ATGACGCAGGCGTACGACGAGCTGGGCGAGGCCGAGCAGGTCGAGGTGCTGCGCGGCGTCGCCCTGCGCGCCGCGTCGGCGTTCGGGCTCGAGGTCGAGGGCATGGCGCTCGCGCTGCACGGCTACAACACCACCTTCCGCGTCGACCTCCGCGACGGCCGGCGGCTCGCGCTCCGGGTGGGCACCAACTCGCACAGCACGCCGGAGCACGCCGTCGCGCAGCAGGCGTGGCTCGGCGCGATCGCGGCGCAGACCGACGTGCGCGTGCCCGAGCCGCTGCGCACGTCCGACGGCGGATGGTTCGTGTCGGTCGACGCCGAGGAGCTGGGTCGGGCGGTGCTCGTCACGATGGCGAGCTGGCTCGAGGGCCCCGACGCAGAGGTGCTCGAGCCCGACTCGGCGCGGGCGCTCGGCCGCGCGATGGCGGCGCTCCACGCCCAGGCCGCCGGCTGGGCGCCGCCGCCGGGCGGCGCGCTGCCGCGGCTGGACGCGCCGCTGTTCGGCGACCTCGACGTGCTCGACGACGCCCCAGGCCTCACCGCCGACGACCGCTCGGTGCTCGACACCGCCCGCTCGCGGGCGACGGAGGTCTTCGACCGCCTGCACCGGGGCGCCGAGGTGCGGCCGCTGCATGCCGACCTGCACGGCGGCAACCTGAAGTGGCACGAGCGGCAGCTCGCGGTCTTCGACTTCGACGACGCAGGGCTCGGCCTGCCGGTGCTCGACCTCGCCATCTCGACCTTCTACCTGCGCGGCAGCGATCCGGCCCTCGAGGCGGCGCTGCGCGAGGGCTACGCCGAGGTCGCCCCGCTGCCGCAGGCCGACCCTTCAGACGTCGAGGCGCTCATCGCCTCCCGCCAGCTGCTGCTCGCGAACGCCCTGCTCGTCTCGACCACCGCGGAGCACCGCGCGCAGGCCGCCGACTACACGGGCGTGGCACTCGCGCGGCTGCGGCACTGGCTCGCGTCCGGGAGGTTCTCGCTCAGCCCCGGAGACGGGTGA
- a CDS encoding YqaJ viral recombinase family protein, translated as MQLQLDIFGDQPTVLGHTSRIVARSSDRIAWLRARSRGVTATDAARLSTSRAVEAVAREKMGLRGFSGNAFTDHGRAREPHIARWVHDHFSLVPSDALFHAVPDRQHLATPDCVSDDGSVLAEIKTTSKPFDRVPKQYLRQIWWQQYVLGAERTLFVWELHSEFVPVGRPKHVWVERDEDEIAMLVDRADRLLAILRG; from the coding sequence ATGCAGCTCCAGCTCGACATCTTCGGCGATCAGCCGACGGTGCTGGGCCACACCAGCCGCATCGTGGCGCGCTCGAGCGACCGCATCGCCTGGCTGCGCGCCCGCTCGCGCGGCGTCACCGCGACCGACGCCGCGCGGCTCAGCACCTCGCGCGCCGTCGAGGCCGTCGCCCGCGAGAAGATGGGGCTCCGCGGCTTCTCGGGCAACGCCTTCACCGACCACGGTCGGGCGCGCGAGCCGCACATCGCGCGGTGGGTGCACGACCACTTCTCGCTCGTGCCCTCGGATGCGCTCTTCCACGCGGTGCCGGACCGCCAGCACCTGGCGACGCCCGACTGCGTCAGCGACGACGGCAGCGTGCTCGCCGAGATCAAGACCACGTCGAAGCCGTTCGACCGGGTGCCGAAGCAGTACCTGCGCCAGATCTGGTGGCAGCAGTACGTGCTCGGCGCCGAGCGCACGCTGTTCGTCTGGGAGCTGCACAGCGAGTTCGTGCCGGTCGGCCGGCCGAAGCACGTCTGGGTCGAGCGCGACGAGGACGAGATCGCGATGCTCGTCGACCGCGCGGACCGGCTGCTCGCGATCCTGCGCGGCTGA
- a CDS encoding alpha/beta hydrolase, with product MLLAIHGLGSDAGAMHGYLDGAVPAGVRVLAPDLRAHGSSTLIGEPGDFALEALAAEVADELADRRARAGDGSPVSIVGVSLGAALAASIARSGRFPLDRVALVRPAFTTEPLPPNLAIFPVLGRLLEEHRPRRALAELHRSGAWRAIAHESLAHAHGLEAQLTQPLAAERRIRLLEIPRDVAYRTGELRIPAPTVVLASPRDPVHPLHVAEAWRDELGCRMLISPARDDGEAAMFAWFRERLGSFLVGIR from the coding sequence ATGCTGCTCGCCATCCACGGGCTGGGCTCGGATGCGGGTGCGATGCACGGCTACCTCGACGGCGCGGTGCCCGCCGGCGTGCGGGTGCTCGCGCCCGACCTCCGCGCCCACGGGTCGAGCACGCTCATCGGCGAGCCCGGCGACTTCGCGCTCGAGGCGCTCGCCGCCGAGGTCGCGGACGAGCTCGCCGACCGGCGCGCCCGCGCGGGCGACGGCTCGCCCGTCTCGATCGTCGGGGTCTCGCTGGGGGCGGCGCTCGCGGCGAGCATCGCGCGCTCCGGCCGCTTCCCGCTCGACCGCGTCGCCCTCGTCCGGCCCGCGTTCACGACCGAGCCCCTGCCCCCGAACCTCGCGATCTTCCCCGTGCTCGGTCGGCTGCTCGAGGAGCACCGGCCCCGCAGGGCGCTCGCCGAGCTGCACCGCTCCGGCGCGTGGCGGGCGATCGCGCACGAGTCGCTCGCGCATGCCCACGGCCTCGAGGCGCAGCTGACGCAGCCGCTCGCGGCCGAGCGGCGCATCCGGCTGCTCGAGATCCCGCGCGACGTCGCCTACCGAACGGGCGAGCTGCGCATCCCCGCGCCGACGGTCGTGCTGGCGAGCCCGCGCGACCCCGTGCATCCGCTGCACGTCGCCGAGGCGTGGCGCGACGAGCTCGGGTGCCGGATGCTCATCTCCCCCGCGCGCGACGACGGCGAGGCCGCGATGTTCGCGTGGTTCCGCGAGCGGCTGGGCAGCTTCCTGGTCGGGATCCGCTAG
- a CDS encoding DUF998 domain-containing protein, producing the protein MPLRPRIVDATVAVLAAACLVAGAVVIGVARVVLDRYLYISELGALTMPTAELFQVGFLLVVAGIVLVGVVVRDVRTRLPVLRRWAPAASLVTAGGLFLVAAAVPCSLGCPSLLTDGAQWRDWVHIAAAVLAFAAGCVAMLQFATAGDRWVARLSAVSGIAVGVIAATGGIISLARGNTDVGSTLEYVAAGMGVVWMLAMVVVHTVPARAGRPAAPADALVGAER; encoded by the coding sequence GTGCCGCTGCGCCCCCGGATCGTCGACGCCACCGTCGCCGTGCTCGCCGCCGCGTGCCTCGTCGCGGGCGCGGTCGTGATCGGCGTCGCCCGGGTCGTGCTGGACCGCTACCTCTACATCTCGGAGCTCGGCGCCCTCACGATGCCCACGGCCGAGCTCTTCCAGGTCGGCTTCCTGCTCGTCGTCGCGGGCATCGTGCTCGTCGGCGTCGTCGTGCGGGACGTCCGCACGCGGCTGCCGGTGCTGCGGCGCTGGGCACCCGCGGCGTCGCTCGTCACCGCGGGCGGCCTCTTCCTCGTCGCCGCCGCCGTGCCGTGCTCGCTCGGCTGCCCGTCGCTGCTCACCGACGGCGCGCAGTGGCGCGACTGGGTGCACATCGCCGCCGCGGTGCTCGCCTTCGCGGCCGGCTGCGTCGCGATGCTGCAGTTCGCGACCGCGGGCGACCGCTGGGTCGCGCGGCTCTCGGCGGTGAGCGGCATCGCGGTCGGCGTGATCGCGGCCACCGGCGGCATCATCTCGCTCGCGCGCGGCAACACCGACGTCGGCTCGACGCTCGAGTACGTGGCGGCGGGCATGGGCGTCGTGTGGATGCTCGCCATGGTCGTCGTGCACACCGTCCCGGCCCGTGCGGGGCGGCCGGCCGCGCCGGCCGACGCGCTCGTCGGCGCAGAGCGCTAG